One genomic region from Magallana gigas chromosome 3, xbMagGiga1.1, whole genome shotgun sequence encodes:
- the LOC105329072 gene encoding transcriptional repressor scratch 1 codes for MPRSFLVKKVKSDEDRQPNQYRIRDAFEDSVVSLKAATPFTPALQPLSVRISNGYIQDVVVPTLPQNSATILSDVDLRDRYEERRLQETPSPEPVPENNFEVEVRTSIPGLHTVGYTYDAFFVSDGRSRKNAFGIPTKPQKQRYTCNECGKDYATSSNLSRHKQTHRSLDSHSAKKCPHCDKVYVSMPALSMHILTHELKHKCDICGKAFSRPWLLQGHRRSHTGEKPFGCAHCGKAFADRSNLRAHMQTHSAFKHFKCKRCDKSFALKSYLNKHYESACIKDGTESETGSVISEISALSEVSCNSDC; via the exons ATGCCGAGGTCCTTTCTAGTCAAAAAAGTAAAATCCGACGAGGATCGGCAGCCCAATCAGTACAGGATCCGGGATGCCTTCGAGGACTCGGTGGTCAGTCTGAAAGCAGCCACACCCTTCACCCCGGCCCTCCAGCCTCTGTCAGTCCGCATCAGCAACG GCTACATTCAAGATGTCGTGGTTCCAACTTTGCCCCAGAACTCTGCTACCATCCTATCAGATGTCGATTTACGCGACAGATACGAGGAAAGGCGCCTTCAAGAGACACCCTCACCGGAACCAGTCccagaaaataattttgaagtCGAGGTCCGAACGTCCATTCCGGGTCTGCATACAGTAGGGTACACCTACGATGCATTTTTTGTCAGCGACGGAAGGTCACGCAAGAATGCCTTTGGTATTCCGACTAAACCGCAGAAACAGCGTTACACTTGTAACGAGTGTGGGAAAGATTACGCGACGTCATCGAATCTTTCACGCCATAAGCAAACACATCGAAGTCTGGATAGCCATTCCGCCAAGAAGTGTCCACACTGTGACAAAGTGTACGTCAGCATGCCCGCTCTATCCATGCACATTCTCACCCATGAACTCAAGCATAAGTGTGACATATGCGGCAAAGCTTTTTCCAGACCCTGGTTACTACAAGGTCATAGGCGGTCCCACACCGGCGAAAAACCCTTCGGTTGCGCGCATTGTGGCAAGGCTTTTGCTGATAGATCAAATCTTCGAGCCCATATGCAGACCCATTCCGCcttcaaacatttcaaatgcAAGAGATGTGACAAATCGTTCGCGCTAAAATCATACCTGAACAAGCACTATGAGTCTGCTTGCATAAAAGATGGAACCGAATCCGAGACCGGCTCTGTTATATCCGAGATATCTGCCCTCTCAGAAGTTTCTTGTAATTCCGACTGCTAA